Proteins encoded together in one Vigna angularis cultivar LongXiaoDou No.4 chromosome 5, ASM1680809v1, whole genome shotgun sequence window:
- the LOC108322010 gene encoding uncharacterized protein LOC108322010 isoform X2, with translation MDPLDFSSSLHSPSQIIKKKITGRQKRQELEREVAMLQRLLEKEEKFHEILEMVHNRPNGSAISIPNFLPPKMRELLGELVMVESEIARLESQISQLQAGLKHEQEVTKESKSKTWNQGNLSNSNNHLSTSPVPNPSPIRRSVQERMAFETKALHFISKAIKGDYNLSDFSLNDRAFLKTSVEQKENKFQEDVKFHERIPRKNGTVKPPSPMRDPRHPSPKLRERNPEMYLDLPTRSLLDPLLSEENDLKWQPNKLSESIMKCLNFIYVRLLRTSRAMELEKSGPISRSVHSSLSSRSFRVDTGSIPKPSLLLQKESRQQDPYGIFNTEESIPRDIGPYKNLVIFTSSSMDPKFISSPSSIPLLRKLRILMSNLQTVDLKSLTNQQKLAFWINVYNACIMHGFIQYGVPSTPEKLLALMNKATLNVGGNLINAQAIEHFILRKRDISSMKEVQHKGEWEEKESVVRELYGLESVDPNVTFALCCGTRSSPCVRIYTADGITSELEKSKLDYLQASILATSTKRIGFPELLLMNMLDFAADIESLVEWVCSQLPTSGTLRKSMVDCFRGHNNTNSVKISTIVEKIPYDYEFQYLLTI, from the exons ATGGACCCTCTAGATTTCTCATCATCGCTTCACTCTCCTTCTCAGATTATT aaaaagaaaattactggGCGGCAAAAGAGACAGGAACTTGAAAGAGAG GTTGCTATGCTTCAAAGGCTGttggagaaagaagaaaagtttCATGAGATTTTGGAGATGGTGCATAATAGACCAAATGGATCGGCTATATCAATTCCCAATTTTCTTCCACCCAAG ATGAGAGAACTGTTAGGAGAGCTAGTGATGGTTGAGAGTGAAATTGCAAGACTAGAAAGCCAAATAAGCCAACTTCAAGCTGGTTTGAAACATGAACAAGAAGTGACCAAGGAATCAAAGTCTAAAACGTGGAATCAAGGGAATTTGAGTAATTCTAACAATCACTTATCAACTTCTCCGGTTCCAAATCCTAGTCCTATTCGCAGAAGTGTTCAAGAAAGGATGGCCTTTGAAACAAAGGCGTTGCATTTCATAAGCAAAGCTATAAAGGGTGATTACAATCTCAGTGATTTCAGTCTAAATGACAGAGCTTTTCTGAAAACTTCCGTAGAACAGAAAGAAAATAAGTTCCAAGAAGATGTGAAATTTCATGAAAGAATTCCAAGAAAAAATGGGACAGTAAAACCTCCCTCACCTATGCGTGACCCACGTCATCCATCACCCAAG CTGCGGGAACGCAATCCAGAGATGTACTTGGATCTTCCAACTAGATCACTGTTGGATCCACTTCTGTCAGAAGAGAATGATCTCAAGTGGCAACCCAACAAGCTATCTGAGAGCATCATGAAGTGTTTGAATTTCATATATGTAAGACTACTCAGAACTTCAAGAGCAATGGAATTGGAGAAATCAGGGCCAATTTCAAGGTCTGTGCACTCTTCTTTAAGTTCAAGAAGCTTCAGGGTGGATACTGGGTCAATTCCAAAACCAAGCCTCTTGTTGCAAAAGGAATCTAGGCAGCAAGACCCTTATGGTATCTTTAACACAGAAGAGTCCATTCCAAGGGACATTGGTCCTTACAAGAACCTGGTTATATTCACTTCCAGCTCTATGGATCCCAAGTTTATCTCAAGTCCATCCTCTATACCATTACTTAGGAAGCTAAG GATCTTGATGAGCAATCTTCAAACAGTTGACTTGAAAAGCCTCACAAACCAACAGAAACTAGCATTCTGGATCAACGTGTACAATGCTTGTATCATGCAT GGATTTATCCAATATGGAGTGCCATCCACACCAGAAAAACTACTTGCACTGATGAACAAG GCAACCCTCAATGTAGGAGGCAACCTAATAAATGCTCAAGCAATAGAGCATTTCATCTTGAGGAAACGAGATATTTCTAGCATGAAAGAG GTTCAGCATAAGGGTGAGTGGGAAGAGAAAGAATCAGTTGTTCGTGAACTTTATGGACTTGAGTCTGTTGATCCTAATGTCACATTTGCTCTGTGTTGTGGAACTCGTTCTTCTCCTTGT GTGAGGATATACACGGCAGATGGAATTACAAGTGAATTGGAGAAATCAAAACTAGACTATCTTCAAGCTTCAATTCTAGCCACTAGCACCAAAAGAATAGGATTTCCAGAGCTTCTTCTCATGAACATGCTTGATTTTGCTGCAGATATAGAATCATTGGTGGAGTGGGTATGTAGCCAGTTACCCACATCAGGCACTCTAAGGAAATCAATGGTGGATTGCTTCAGAGGCCACAATAATACTAATTCTGTGAAGATTTCTACCATTGTTGAAAAGATACCCTATGACTATGAATTCCAGTATTTGTTGACAATATAA
- the LOC108322010 gene encoding uncharacterized protein LOC108322010 isoform X1, with the protein MDPLDFSSSLHSPSQIIKKKKITGRQKRQELEREVAMLQRLLEKEEKFHEILEMVHNRPNGSAISIPNFLPPKMRELLGELVMVESEIARLESQISQLQAGLKHEQEVTKESKSKTWNQGNLSNSNNHLSTSPVPNPSPIRRSVQERMAFETKALHFISKAIKGDYNLSDFSLNDRAFLKTSVEQKENKFQEDVKFHERIPRKNGTVKPPSPMRDPRHPSPKLRERNPEMYLDLPTRSLLDPLLSEENDLKWQPNKLSESIMKCLNFIYVRLLRTSRAMELEKSGPISRSVHSSLSSRSFRVDTGSIPKPSLLLQKESRQQDPYGIFNTEESIPRDIGPYKNLVIFTSSSMDPKFISSPSSIPLLRKLRILMSNLQTVDLKSLTNQQKLAFWINVYNACIMHGFIQYGVPSTPEKLLALMNKATLNVGGNLINAQAIEHFILRKRDISSMKEVQHKGEWEEKESVVRELYGLESVDPNVTFALCCGTRSSPCVRIYTADGITSELEKSKLDYLQASILATSTKRIGFPELLLMNMLDFAADIESLVEWVCSQLPTSGTLRKSMVDCFRGHNNTNSVKISTIVEKIPYDYEFQYLLTI; encoded by the exons ATGGACCCTCTAGATTTCTCATCATCGCTTCACTCTCCTTCTCAGATTATT aagaaaaagaaaattactggGCGGCAAAAGAGACAGGAACTTGAAAGAGAG GTTGCTATGCTTCAAAGGCTGttggagaaagaagaaaagtttCATGAGATTTTGGAGATGGTGCATAATAGACCAAATGGATCGGCTATATCAATTCCCAATTTTCTTCCACCCAAG ATGAGAGAACTGTTAGGAGAGCTAGTGATGGTTGAGAGTGAAATTGCAAGACTAGAAAGCCAAATAAGCCAACTTCAAGCTGGTTTGAAACATGAACAAGAAGTGACCAAGGAATCAAAGTCTAAAACGTGGAATCAAGGGAATTTGAGTAATTCTAACAATCACTTATCAACTTCTCCGGTTCCAAATCCTAGTCCTATTCGCAGAAGTGTTCAAGAAAGGATGGCCTTTGAAACAAAGGCGTTGCATTTCATAAGCAAAGCTATAAAGGGTGATTACAATCTCAGTGATTTCAGTCTAAATGACAGAGCTTTTCTGAAAACTTCCGTAGAACAGAAAGAAAATAAGTTCCAAGAAGATGTGAAATTTCATGAAAGAATTCCAAGAAAAAATGGGACAGTAAAACCTCCCTCACCTATGCGTGACCCACGTCATCCATCACCCAAG CTGCGGGAACGCAATCCAGAGATGTACTTGGATCTTCCAACTAGATCACTGTTGGATCCACTTCTGTCAGAAGAGAATGATCTCAAGTGGCAACCCAACAAGCTATCTGAGAGCATCATGAAGTGTTTGAATTTCATATATGTAAGACTACTCAGAACTTCAAGAGCAATGGAATTGGAGAAATCAGGGCCAATTTCAAGGTCTGTGCACTCTTCTTTAAGTTCAAGAAGCTTCAGGGTGGATACTGGGTCAATTCCAAAACCAAGCCTCTTGTTGCAAAAGGAATCTAGGCAGCAAGACCCTTATGGTATCTTTAACACAGAAGAGTCCATTCCAAGGGACATTGGTCCTTACAAGAACCTGGTTATATTCACTTCCAGCTCTATGGATCCCAAGTTTATCTCAAGTCCATCCTCTATACCATTACTTAGGAAGCTAAG GATCTTGATGAGCAATCTTCAAACAGTTGACTTGAAAAGCCTCACAAACCAACAGAAACTAGCATTCTGGATCAACGTGTACAATGCTTGTATCATGCAT GGATTTATCCAATATGGAGTGCCATCCACACCAGAAAAACTACTTGCACTGATGAACAAG GCAACCCTCAATGTAGGAGGCAACCTAATAAATGCTCAAGCAATAGAGCATTTCATCTTGAGGAAACGAGATATTTCTAGCATGAAAGAG GTTCAGCATAAGGGTGAGTGGGAAGAGAAAGAATCAGTTGTTCGTGAACTTTATGGACTTGAGTCTGTTGATCCTAATGTCACATTTGCTCTGTGTTGTGGAACTCGTTCTTCTCCTTGT GTGAGGATATACACGGCAGATGGAATTACAAGTGAATTGGAGAAATCAAAACTAGACTATCTTCAAGCTTCAATTCTAGCCACTAGCACCAAAAGAATAGGATTTCCAGAGCTTCTTCTCATGAACATGCTTGATTTTGCTGCAGATATAGAATCATTGGTGGAGTGGGTATGTAGCCAGTTACCCACATCAGGCACTCTAAGGAAATCAATGGTGGATTGCTTCAGAGGCCACAATAATACTAATTCTGTGAAGATTTCTACCATTGTTGAAAAGATACCCTATGACTATGAATTCCAGTATTTGTTGACAATATAA